One Clostridium estertheticum DNA segment encodes these proteins:
- a CDS encoding M3 family oligoendopeptidase: MNFEQIIYKRPNIERFEEQMDEYLKEFILAKSFNEQAKIIESINVLRNELLTGITVADTRYMININDEEYKEEQEHIQKIWMGYQGIVSKYYKVLIESKYKADLENVYGKKLFNIAAVANKTFSTEIIEDLSEEQKLENEYIKVISSARISFNNQELNLDEIEAYLSFKDRDMRKSASEEEFKFMKSRETDLDNIFDSLVRVRTQIAKKLGYKNFIELGYARLERTDYNEDIIKQFRENIVKYIVPISMNLLERQRKRLKLDSLKHYDEPFKYNCENVIPKGNAEWIKEKSGKILQELSKDAKSLFDYLDSNKYMDLITNKNKASGAYTTFLSSPRIPYIFANLNGTQNDIRILMHEFGHAFQMYKGIRNDIPEYLIPTKEAAEIHSMTMEYLTLPWMDIIFGEDADKCRFAFLEEAILAMPRRACVDEFQHIVYLNPNMIIEERKKMWRDLEKKYFPLKDYDSNSYLEEGNAWHLQIQIFRRPFYSINYNLAQLCAIQLFNRAEEDRTKAWEEYVQLCELGGSKSFVELIESCNIISPFEEASFINACKVVEKHVNKIDDLNF, translated from the coding sequence ATGAACTTTGAACAAATTATTTACAAAAGACCCAATATTGAGAGATTTGAAGAGCAAATGGACGAATACTTAAAAGAGTTTATATTAGCGAAATCTTTTAATGAACAAGCTAAAATAATTGAAAGTATTAATGTTTTAAGAAACGAATTATTAACAGGTATAACTGTGGCTGATACCAGGTATATGATTAATATAAATGATGAAGAATATAAAGAAGAACAAGAACACATACAAAAAATATGGATGGGTTATCAAGGGATAGTATCAAAATATTATAAAGTTCTTATAGAATCAAAATACAAAGCAGATTTAGAAAATGTGTATGGTAAAAAGCTTTTTAATATTGCAGCAGTAGCAAATAAAACTTTTAGTACTGAAATAATAGAAGACTTAAGTGAAGAACAAAAATTAGAAAATGAATATATTAAGGTGATTTCATCAGCAAGAATTAGTTTTAACAATCAGGAACTAAACTTAGATGAAATAGAGGCATATTTATCATTTAAAGATAGAGACATGAGAAAAAGTGCAAGCGAAGAGGAATTCAAGTTTATGAAAAGTCGTGAGACTGATTTAGATAATATTTTTGATTCCTTAGTTAGGGTTAGAACTCAAATAGCAAAGAAACTAGGATACAAGAATTTTATAGAACTTGGCTATGCAAGACTAGAAAGAACTGATTATAACGAAGATATCATAAAACAATTTAGAGAAAATATAGTAAAATACATAGTTCCTATATCTATGAATTTATTGGAGAGACAGCGAAAAAGGTTAAAACTTGATTCACTTAAGCATTATGATGAGCCTTTTAAATATAATTGTGAAAATGTGATACCGAAAGGAAATGCTGAGTGGATTAAAGAGAAATCAGGCAAGATACTGCAGGAGTTATCTAAGGATGCCAAAAGCTTATTTGATTACTTAGATAGTAATAAATATATGGATTTAATTACTAATAAAAATAAGGCTAGTGGTGCATATACCACATTTTTAAGCTCTCCTAGAATACCATATATTTTTGCGAACTTAAACGGAACACAGAACGATATTAGGATATTAATGCATGAATTTGGCCATGCCTTTCAAATGTATAAAGGTATTAGAAATGATATACCAGAATACCTTATACCAACAAAGGAAGCCGCTGAAATTCATTCCATGACTATGGAGTATTTAACATTACCATGGATGGATATAATTTTTGGAGAAGATGCAGATAAATGTAGGTTTGCTTTTTTAGAGGAAGCAATACTCGCTATGCCACGTAGAGCTTGTGTTGATGAGTTTCAACATATTGTATATTTAAACCCTAATATGATAATTGAAGAAAGAAAAAAAATGTGGAGAGATCTAGAGAAGAAATACTTTCCATTAAAAGACTATGACAGTAATTCTTATTTAGAAGAAGGCAACGCATGGCATTTGCAAATACAAATTTTCAGACGTCCTTTTTATTCAATTAATTATAATCTAGCTCAGCTATGCGCAATACAGTTATTTAATAGAGCAGAAGAAGATAGAACTAAAGCATGGGAGGAATACGTGCAGTTATGTGAACTTGGAGGAAGTAAGTCATTTGTTGAATTAATTGAAAGCTGCAATATTATATCTCCATTTGAAGAGGCGTCATTTATAAATGCATGCAAGGTTGTTGAAAAACATGTGAATAAAATAGATGATTTGAATTTTTGA